The following are encoded together in the Zingiber officinale cultivar Zhangliang chromosome 8A, Zo_v1.1, whole genome shotgun sequence genome:
- the LOC122009044 gene encoding protein EPIDERMAL PATTERNING FACTOR 1-like → MGAHSLRLPLLTLTFIFLVALTDVATAARDIGQLRSVRRSGVGDGAAGKKLETLQVAGSSLPDCSHACGSCTPCNLVMVSFVCATLQEAETCPMAYKCMCKSKSYPVP, encoded by the exons ATGGGAGCTCATTCTCTCCGCCTTCCCCTTCTCACGCTCACATTCATCTTCCTCGTCGCACTCACAGACGTCGCCACGGCGGCCAGAGACATCGGCCAGCTTCGTTCAG TCAGGAGAAGCGGCGTCGGGGACGGAGCTGCTGGAAAGAAGCTCGAGACGCTGCAGGTGGCCGGGTCGAGCTTGCCGGACTGCTCCCACGCGTGCGGGTCGTGCACGCCGTGCAATTTGGTGATGGTGAGCTTCGTCTGCGCGACGCTGCAGGAGGCAGAGACGTGCCCCATGGCCTACAAGTGCATGTGCAAGAGCAAGTCCTACCCTGTTCCTTGA
- the LOC122009041 gene encoding protein EXORDIUM-like 7, producing the protein MSTKLCLVLFSLPCFFVAPASAFSWPSSHNYPFRSDSIAASSEPVDVSYHMGPVVTSPANIYVIWYGRWEAAPQSIIRDFLLSLSSPAPLPPPPPPSVDEWWRTARLYVDQTGSNVTGRFALAGELHDSGYSHGSSLSRLAMQSVIRSAVAATDRLPMDPRDGIYLVLTSPDVEVEDFCREVCGFHYFTFPAIVGVTMPYAWVGHSGTQCPGMCAYPFALPSYMVGGGSGGNSSSPVVGPPNGDVGADGMVSVIAHELAEMATNPLINAWYAGDDPAAPAEIADLCVGVFGTGSGGGFAGHVFRSAEGAGYNLNGVNGRRFMVQWLWDPIKKSCFGPNAMT; encoded by the coding sequence atgagCACTAAGCTCTGCCTTGTGCTCTTCTCACTCCCTTGCTTCTTCGTTGCGCCTGCCAGTGCCTTCTCATGGCCTTCTTCCCACAACTACCCCTTTAGATCTGACAGCATCGCGGCCTCCTCGGAGCCGGTGGACGTCTCGTATCACATGGGCCCTGTGGTGACATCGCCGGCGAACATCTACGTCATATGGTACGGGCGCTGGGAGGCGGCGCCGCAGAGCATCATAAGGGACTTCCTCCTCTCGCTATCGTCCCCTGCtccgctgccgccgccgccgccgccctccGTCGACGAGTGGTGGCGCACGGCCCGTCTGTACGTCGACCAGACAGGATCCAACGTCACCGGCCGCTTCGCTCTAGCCGGGGAGCTCCACGACTCCGGGTACTCCCACGGCTCGTCGCTGTCGCGCCTCGCGATGCAGTCGGTGATCCGCTCCGCCGTGGCGGCCACCGACCGCCTTCCGATGGACCCACGCGACGGGATCTACCTGGTGCTCACCTCGCCGGACGTGGAGGTGGAGGATTTCTGCCGCGAAGTGTGCGGGTTCCACTACTTCACCTTCCCGGCGATCGTCGGCGTCACGATGCCGTATGCGTGGGTGGGGCACAGCGGTACGCAGTGCCCCGGGATGTGCGCGTACCCGTTCGCCCTACCGAGCTACATGGTGGGGGGCGGCAGCGGCGGGAACAGCAGCTCGCCGGTGGTGGGGCCGCCGAACGGCGACGTGGGCGCGGACGGGATGGTGAGCGTGATCGCACACGAGCTGGCAGAGATGGCGACCAACCCTCTGATCAACGCGTGGTACGCCGGCGACGACCCGGCGGCGCCGGCGGAGATCGCCGACCTATGCGTGGGAGTCTTCGGGACGGGGAGCGGAGGCGGTTTCGCGGGCCACGTGTTCAGGAGCGCGGAGGGTGCGGGCTACAACTTGAACGGGGTCAACGGGAGGAGGTTTATGGTGCAGTGGCTGTGGGACCCCATCAAGAAGTCTTGCTTCGGACCCAACGCCATGACTTAA